A genomic region of Cannabis sativa cultivar Pink pepper isolate KNU-18-1 chromosome 1, ASM2916894v1, whole genome shotgun sequence contains the following coding sequences:
- the LOC115708057 gene encoding acyl-coenzyme A thioesterase 4, mitochondrial encodes MMTPIGIGIRKQILHSFRYSSIQPLLSRFTLTPFNPIPKSSSSSTVTIRTNPISRFSIFLFRFPNTKSFSTDPSSLDSPHEISQPIDAGSSIRKPISLWPGMFNSPVTNALWEARSSMFEKPGDPTADHLSQSELVAKTPAQSRTSILYKLSSDYALKEHYRNPWNEIRIGKLLEDLDALAGTIAFKHCANEDGITRPLILVTASVDKMVMKKPISIDTDLSIVGAVTWVGRSSMEIQLEVIQTTYESPDSSDSASLVANFTFVARDSKTGKSAVINQISPETEEEKLLWKEADERNKMRKKKREMKKDLELEKEHNERLNALLAEGRVFCDLPALADRNSILMKDTCLENSFICQPQQRNIFGRIFGGFLMRRAVELAFSTTYSFAGVVTHFLEVDHVDFLRPVDVGDFLRLKSCVLYTELQNPTKPLINVEVVAHVTRPELRSSEVSNKFYFTFAVRPEAVKDGLLVRNVVPATEEEARRVLERMDAETPQPYL; translated from the exons ATGATGACACCCATTGGAATTGGAATCCGGAAACAGATTCTTCATTCCTTTCGCTACTCTTCTATTCAACCACTCCTCTCTCGCTTCACTCTTACTCCCTTCAATCCAATTCCAAAATCATCATCTTCATCCACCGTAACCATTCGAACCAACCCCATTTCGAGATTCTCCATCTTTCTCTTTAGATTCCCCAATACCAAGTCATTTTCCACAGACCCATCATCATTAGACTCACCCCATGAGATTTCCCAGCCTATTGATGCAGGCTCTTCCATCAGAAAACCCATCAGTTTATGGCCTGGAATGTTCAATTCACCCGTTACAAATGCTCTCTGGGAGGCGCGATCCAGCATGTTTGAGAAACCCGGCGACCCGACGGCGGATCATCTTTCGCAGAGCGAATTGGTCGCCAAAACTCCGGCACAGAGCCGGACCAGTATTCTCTACAAGCTCTCCTCTGATTATGCACTCAAGGAACATTATAGAAATCCTTGGAATGAGATCAGGATTGGAAAGTTGCTAGAGGATCTTGATGCTCTTGCTGGAACCATTGCATTTAAG CATTGCGCCAATGAAGATGGCATTACAAGGCCTCTAATATTGGTGACTGCTTCTGTTGACAAAATGGTTATGAAGAAACCAATTAGCATTGACACTGATTTGAGTATTGTTGGTGCTGTTACATGGGTTGGACGATCGTCCATGGAGATTCAACTTGAAGTGATTCAGACAACATATG AATCCCCAGATTCATCAGACTCGGCTTCTCTTGTAGCAAACTTCACATTTGTTGCCCGCGATTCGAAGACTGGAAAGTCAGCTGTAATAAACCAGATTTCACCTGAAACTGAAGAAGAAAAGTTGCTTTGGAAAGAAGCAGATGAAAGAAACAAAATGaggaaaaagaagagagaaatgAAAAAAGACTTGGAGTTAGAGAAGGAACACAATGAGAGGCTGAATGCATTGTTGGCAGAAGGGCGTGTGTTCTGTGACCTGCCTGCCCTTGCAGACAGAAACAGCATCCTTATGAAGGATACTTGCCTTGAGAATTCTTTCATTTGCCAGCCACAGCAAAGGAATATCTTCGGTCGGATTTTTGGAGGATTCTTAATGCGTAGAGCTGTTGAATTGGCTTTCTCAACAACATATTCTTTTGCTGGTGTGGTAACACATTTTCTAGAAGTTGATCATGTTGATTTCCTTAGACCT GTGGATGTTGGAGATTTCCTGCGTTTGAAATCTTGTGTTCTGTACACGGAACTTCAGAACCCCACTAAACCTCTGATAAACGTGGAAGTTGTAGCTCATGTTACAAGGCCTGAGCTAAGGTCCAGTGAG GTATCCAACAAATTCTATTTTACTTTCGCCGTTAGACCCGAGGCTGTGAAGGACGGGTTACTTGTTCGGAATGTTGTGCCTGCTACAGAAGAGGAAGCTAGACGGGTGCTAGAGCGAATGGATGCTGAGACTCCTCAACCATACTTGTAG
- the LOC115708058 gene encoding BTB/POZ and TAZ domain-containing protein 3, with protein MASPDIYSAWPIPPPSTSSSSSSTAYSLDLEIRLDESQQTSPSTSTPTSYNSTIPPPPPPPPLPSPKNNNNKYYSCCSVPKETLETWDKVFKEGHGADVYVISTHGQDQAPSSSPSYVLAHSFILGAASPVLADLLEQAKIKNGMRYINIPGVPYNALHIFIRFLYSSCYEKEELNKFVLHLLLLSHSYSVSSLKRICVELIEEGWLTNENVVDVLQLARNCDAPRLSLVCIRWIVKHFKAISSTQGWKVMKSVNPALEQELLEAVVEADTTKEERLKRMEEKKVYLQLHEAMEAIVHICRDGCRTIGPRDKVLKGSQVACGFPACKGLETLVRHFSICKTRVPGGCLHCKRMWQLLDLHSRLCNDPLTCKVPLCSHFKEKVVHQCKKDEAKWKVLVSKVIAAKNARGPFPAHRSSFT; from the exons ATGGCTTCCCCTGATATTTACTCAGCCTGGCCAATACCACCTCCTTCAACATCATCCTCATCCTCATCCACTGCTTATTCCTTAGACTTGGAAATTCGTTTAGACGAATCACAGCAAACTTCACCATCTACTTCCACACCCACCTCCTATAATTCCACcattcctcctcctcctcctcctcctcctcttccttctcctaaaaacaacaacaacaagtaCTACTCATGTTGCTCTGTCCCAAAAGAAACATTGGAAACATGGGACAAAGTGTTCAAGGAAGGACACGGTGCAGATGTGTATGTTATCAGTACCCATGGCCAGGACCAAGCTCCCTCCTCCTCCCCCTCCTATGTTCTAGCTCATTCCTTTATTCTG GGTGCTGCATCACCAGTATTGGCAGATTTATTAGAGCAAGCAAAAATTAAGAATGGTATGAGATACATTAACATTCCTGGGGTACCCTACAATGCCCTCCATATCTTTATACGTTTTCTTTACTCATCCTG CTATGAAAAGGAGGAATTGAACAAGTTTGTTCTGCACCTGTTACTTCTATCACACTCCTACTCAGTTTCATCATTGAAAAGGATTTGTGTAGAGTTGATTGAGGAGGGTTGGTTGACCAACGAAAACGTGGTGGATGTGCTGCAGTTGGCAAGGAACTGCGATGCACCTCGCCTCTCCTTGGTTTGTATCCGTTGGATTGTCAAACATTTCAAGGCCATTTCTTCAACACAAGGTTGGAAAGTTATGAAGAGCGTTAATCCTGCTCTTGAACAGGAATTACTAGAAGCAGTAGTAGAAGCAGATACT ACAAAAGAAGAGAGATTAAAGAGAATGGAAGAGAAGAAAGTGTACTTACAACTGCATGAGGCAATGGAAGCCATAGTTCACATATGCAGAGATGGTTGCAGAACAATAGGGCCACGCGACAAAGTCCTTAAAGGGAGCCAAGTTGCTTGTGGTTTCCCTGCTTGCAAAGGCCTCGAAACCTTAGTCCGCCATTTCTCCATTTGCAAAACTCGTGTCCCAGGTGGTTGTCTACACTGCAAGCGCATGTGGCAGCTTCTTGACCTGCATTCTCGTTTGTGTAACGACCCTCTTACATGCAAAGTCCCACTTTGCAG CCATTTCAAGGAGAAAGTTGTGCATCAGTGCAAGAAGGACGAAGCCAAGTGGAAAGTGTTGGTAAGCAAAGTAATAGCTGCAAAGAATGCAAGGGGACCATTCCCAGCTCACCGCTCCAGCTTCACATGA
- the LOC115708056 gene encoding formin-like protein 2, giving the protein MHILLLLLLLPLTTTTITHSSSPSNHHRRHLLHQPFFPPVEDDPLPPTQAPTFSPQPQPKQQPKLPFDSSSSSSSSSSSPSDKPFFPSYLNPPPPPPPSPTALTSFPANISSLLLPQTTSHHHTHGVAIAVTVSLLSAALISAIAAAFLYYRRNRKLHHTSSDDKTSRTDSLRLYPPNTATSDGIHKSRTTPNNSSEFLYLGTLVNSTRGGVDTETAANSSNATMRLGVSASPYQKLGSPELNPLPPLPKYNFKRTHKEAQVGSDDDEVDEEEFFSPRGSTDSPGHAGTSSQRETQGFKVDNFIKSRSFNSRTPSYPCSKSGSPATTASNTLSPPANFSPRSFKSKSPDSVMNFTAPCRPPPIPLLSSPSLSSLSSRSERGSGNTQNSPCRKSDASDQRRQYVPVKLPPPPPPPPPPRFWEAPAAMRGGPPPLVTPSRHVFQNSEVVSTGGGAEESDNNGVGLEKRSEESSKPKLKALHWDKVRASSDRAMVWDQLKSSSFQVNEEMIETLFMANNSNLLPKDNGRRQCFPSSVQENRVLDPKKSQNIAILLRALNVTIDEVCEALLEGNADALGTELLESLLKMAPTKEEEWKLREYKDESPFKLGPAEKFLKAVLDIPFAFKRVEALLYIANFESEIEYLKRSFETLEVACGELRSSRMFMKLLEAVLKTGNRMNVGTNRGDAHAFKLDTLLKLVDVKGADGKTTLLHFVVQEIIRAEGLRLSGANQDVEYDKSDQSSYWDDVEFRKLGLQVVSGLSGELSNVKKAAAMDSDVLSNEVAKLTGGITRVAQVLKSNEEFPLKESSQRFSEAMNGFLNRAVQEIEKLQRQEKLALSLVKDLTEYFHGNSAKEEARPLRIFLVVRDFLAILDQVCKEVGKVNERSTVGLVRQFPNATHVTVLPFFPGLDGRQQFGSSSDDETSSSSQTHSG; this is encoded by the exons ATGCATATTCTTCTCCTTTTACTGTTGTTACCACTCACCACCACCACAATTACTCACTCTTCCTCCCCTTCCAACCATCACCGCCGGCATCTCCTCCACCAACCCTTTTTCCCACCTGTAGAAGATGACCCTCTTCCTCCAACACAAGCTCCAACCTTTTCTCCACAACCTCAACCAAAACAACAACCCAAGCTCCCTTttgattcttcttcttcttcttcttcttcttcctccagccCTTCAGATAAGCCTTTCTTCCCATCTTACCTGAaccctcctccacctcctcctCCTTCCCCAACAGCACTTACTTCTTTCCCGGCTAACATATCATCTCTTCTCCTTCCCCAAACTACTTCACACCACCACACCCATGGGGTCGCCATTGCCGTAACTGTCTCACTACTCTCTGCTGCTCTCATTTCTGCTATTGCTGCTGCTTTCCTTTACTACCGAAGGAACAGAAAGCTTCATCATACTAGCTCTGATGATAAGACTTCTAGAACAGATAGTCTCCGACTTTACCCGCCCAACACGGCTACCTCCGACGGAATCCATAAGTCTAGGACAACACCCAACAACAGCTCTGAGTTCCTTTACCTTGGGACCCTTGTTAACTCTACCAGAGGAGGTGTTGACACAGAAACTGCTGCTAATTCCAGCAATGCCACTATGAGACTCGGCGTCTCTGCCTCTCCGTATCAGAAACTTGGCTCGCCGGAGCTGAATCCACTGCCCCCACTTCCCAAATACAATTTCAAACGAACCCACAAGGAGGCTCAAGTGGGTTCTGATGATGATGAGGTTGATGAGGAGGAATTCTTTTCGCCGAGGGGTTCTACTGATAGTCCTGGCCATGCTGGAACGAGTTCTCAGAGAGAAACTCAGGGGTTTAAAGTCGACAACTTTATTAAAAGTAGAAGCTTTAACTCCAGGACTCCTTCTTACCCGTGCTCCAAGTCTGGTTCTCCGGCGACTACTGCATCCAACACTCTTTCTCCTCCGGCGAACTTCAGCCCTAGAAGCTTCAAATCCAAGTCACCTGATTCAGTTATGAATTTCACGGCCCCATGTCGACCACCTCCGATACCTCTGTTGTCTTCTCCGTCTTTGTCTTCATTATCTTCGCGATCAGAAAGAGGTTCAGGGAATACCCAGAATTCACCTTGCCGGAAATCTGATGCTTCGGACCAGAGAAGGCAATATGTTCCTGTAAAGCTGCCACCGCCGCCTCCACCTCCTCCTCCACCGAGATTTTGGGAAGCTCCGGCGGCCATGAGAGGAGGGCCTCCGCCTCTAGTGACGCCTTCAAGGCATGTGTTCCAAAACTCTGAGGTGGTTTCCACTGGTGGAGGTGCTGAAGAATCAGATAATAATGGGGTTGGTTTGGAGAAAAGGAGTGAGGAAAGTTCGAAGCCAAAGCTGAAAGCTTTACATTGGGATAAAGTTAGAGCAAGCTCGGACCGGGCAATGGTGTGGGATCAGCTCAAATCAAGCTCTTTTCA AGTAAATGAGGAAATGATTGAGACACTGTTCATGGCTAATAATTCGAATTTGTTGCCTAAAGACAATGGTCGTCGACAGTGTTTTCCATCTTCAGTGCAAGAGAATCGAGTTCTTGATCCAAAGAAGTCTCAGAATATTGCAATATTGCTGAGAGCATTAAATGTCACCATTGATGAAGTGTGTGAAGCCCTTCTGGAAG GTAATGCCGATGCACTGGGGACGGAACTTCTCGAAAGTTTATTAAAGATGGCTCCAACCAAGGAGGAAGAATGGAAACTTAGGGAGTACAAAGATGAATCCCCATTCAAGCTTGGTCCAGCCGAGAAGTTTCTCAAGGCAGTCTTGGATATCCCTTTCGCATTCAAGAGGGTGGAAGCATTGCTTTATATTGCCAATTTCGAATCAGAAATCGAATACCTTAAGAGGTCTTTCGAAACTTTAGAG GTTGCTTGTGGAGAATTGAGGAGTAGCCGAATGTTCATGAAGCTTCTCGAAGCAGTGCTCAAAACTGGAAACCGAATGAATGTTGGCACCAATCGTGGCGATGCCCATGCCTTTAAGCTTGACACACTTCTTAAGCTTGTGGATGTCAAGGGTGCCGATGGGAAGACAACACTCTTGCATTTTGTTGTGCAGGAAATCATCAGAGCAGAAGGATTGCGTCTCTCTGGAGCCAATCAGGATGTAGAATATGACAAAAGTGACCAATCTTCGTACTGGGATGATGTTGAGTTCAGAAAACTCGGCCTGCAAGTTGTTTCGGGGTTAAGTGGGGAGCTCAGTAATGTTAAGAAAGCAGCTGCCATGGATTCAGATGTACTCAGCAATGAGGTTGCAAAACTTACTGGAGGAATTACTAGAGTGGCACAAGTGTTGAAATCGAATGAAGAATTTCCTCTAAAGGAAAGCAGCCAGAGATTCTCAGAGGCCATGAACGGATTCTTGAATAGAGCAGTGCAAGAGATAGAAAAGCTTCAAAGGCAAGAGAAACTTGCCCTGTCCCTAGTGAAAGATTTAACCGAGTATTTTCATGGTAACTCAGCTAAAGAAGAAGCTCGTCCACTGCGAATATTCTTGGTTGTGAGGGACTTTCTTGCAATCCTGGATCAAGTGTGCAAAGAAGTAGGCAAAGTTAATGAGAGAAGTACAGTGGGTTTAGTTCGCCAGTTTCCAAATGCTACACATGTTACAGTTCTACCGTTCTTTCCCGGACTCGATGGAAGGCAACAATTCGGATCATCATCAGACGATGAAACCTCGTCCTCTTCACAGACACATAGCGGATGA